A portion of the Sphaerochaeta pleomorpha str. Grapes genome contains these proteins:
- the rpsP gene encoding 30S ribosomal protein S16, translating to MSTSMRLKRFGSKKRPDYRIVVMDSRSATNSRTIEEVGQYHPIAEKDKQVVLNVEKIKDWLAKGAQPSDTVKHLLNSNGVTITRTVQE from the coding sequence GTGAGCACAAGCATGAGATTGAAGCGGTTTGGATCCAAGAAGAGACCAGATTACAGGATTGTCGTTATGGATTCCAGATCTGCAACCAACAGTCGTACGATTGAAGAGGTTGGCCAGTACCATCCGATTGCCGAGAAAGACAAACAGGTGGTTCTTAATGTCGAGAAGATCAAGGACTGGCTCGCAAAGGGTGCTCAGCCCAGCGATACGGTAAAGCACTTGCTCAACAGCAATGGCGTAACCATTACCAGAACTGTCCAGGAATAA
- the acpP gene encoding acyl carrier protein — MDSKEVYEKVKALIAEKLEIDPSKISIDASFRKDLGADSLDTYELVYAIEEELGVSIPDEKANEFETVKDAVDFLATQL; from the coding sequence ATGGATAGTAAGGAAGTTTACGAGAAAGTTAAGGCTCTCATTGCAGAAAAGCTTGAGATTGATCCATCGAAGATTTCTATTGATGCTTCATTCCGAAAGGATCTGGGAGCAGATAGTCTTGATACATATGAATTGGTTTATGCAATCGAAGAGGAATTGGGCGTTTCCATTCCTGACGAGAAAGCAAATGAATTCGAAACCGTCAAAGACGCTGTAGACTTTCTCGCAACCCAGCTCTAA
- the trmD gene encoding tRNA (guanosine(37)-N1)-methyltransferase TrmD — translation MKIHIVTLFPGIVEGFFNNSIMKRAVESGTISFDVIDFRSFASDRHHTCDDAPFGGGAGMVIKCEPLCAALDSIGAKGKRVVYPSPSGRKFTQQYAEDLSKEEELVFVCGHYEGIDQRVIDLYVDDEICIGDYVISSGEVASLVIVDAVYRLIGGVISNESLDEESFSDGLLEYPQYTRPETYCSKRVPDVLLSGHHANIGQWRLQKRLEKTLSYRPDLLETTSLDANSRKVLNELKEHSAKGTVDDGRN, via the coding sequence GTGAAGATTCATATCGTGACCCTTTTTCCCGGTATCGTGGAGGGTTTTTTCAACAATTCAATTATGAAACGGGCTGTTGAAAGCGGGACCATCAGTTTTGACGTAATCGATTTCCGATCCTTTGCATCTGATCGTCATCATACCTGTGATGATGCCCCTTTTGGGGGAGGTGCCGGAATGGTGATCAAATGTGAGCCACTTTGTGCAGCGTTGGATTCTATCGGGGCAAAGGGGAAAAGGGTAGTATATCCTTCTCCTTCCGGCCGAAAGTTTACCCAGCAGTATGCAGAGGATTTGAGCAAGGAAGAAGAACTGGTCTTTGTCTGTGGTCATTACGAAGGTATTGACCAACGGGTGATTGACCTGTATGTTGATGACGAGATTTGTATTGGGGACTATGTAATCAGCAGCGGTGAGGTTGCTTCACTGGTAATTGTCGATGCCGTATATAGGCTGATTGGCGGGGTTATCAGCAATGAATCGCTTGATGAAGAGAGTTTCAGTGACGGGCTGCTTGAATATCCCCAATATACAAGGCCAGAGACCTATTGCTCAAAACGTGTCCCTGATGTATTATTGAGCGGACATCATGCCAATATTGGTCAATGGCGATTGCAGAAACGGTTGGAAAAGACTTTGTCTTACCGGCCGGACCTGTTGGAGACGACATCTTTGGATGCGAACTCCAGAAAAGTTTTAAATGAACTGAAAGAACATAGTGCGAAGGGGACCGTAGACGATGGACGTAATTAA
- the rimM gene encoding ribosome maturation factor RimM (Essential for efficient processing of 16S rRNA) — protein sequence MEQMLCTAIVQSPFGIHGEVKIYSYNDDFRYLGTLKEVVLRCKDGTERIVTIEKFRMQGSQALMKFSGYDTPEDARALAGCSLMVERGKATPLKKGQHYVSDLIGCSLVHDGEVLATVVNAFDGAQAVLLEVSVSEGKTCMVPYLEQYIGTVDTKALTIELKTPWILE from the coding sequence ATGGAACAAATGCTCTGTACCGCAATCGTGCAAAGTCCTTTTGGAATTCACGGCGAGGTAAAAATCTATTCTTATAATGATGATTTTCGCTACCTTGGGACACTCAAGGAAGTTGTGCTTCGTTGTAAGGATGGAACCGAGCGAATTGTTACAATTGAGAAATTCAGGATGCAAGGCTCCCAGGCCCTGATGAAATTTTCTGGGTATGATACTCCGGAAGATGCCAGGGCATTGGCAGGTTGCTCGCTGATGGTGGAGAGGGGGAAAGCTACCCCGCTCAAAAAAGGCCAACACTATGTTTCTGACCTCATTGGATGTTCTTTGGTGCATGACGGTGAGGTTTTGGCTACAGTAGTGAATGCTTTTGACGGTGCCCAGGCAGTACTTCTCGAGGTTTCTGTTTCTGAGGGGAAGACCTGTATGGTCCCCTATCTTGAACAGTATATCGGAACTGTAGATACCAAGGCCCTGACTATTGAGTTGAAGACTCCTTGGATTCTCGAGTGA
- the ffh gene encoding signal recognition particle protein — translation MFDSISDKFSTVVRTLAGKSKITEKNIQDAVEEIKVALLDADVNLRVVRRFVNGTMEEAMGEKVLKAVDPGQQFVKIVYDRMVALLGDEEHQKLLLKGPDTTSVILMMGLQGSGKTTTASKLAARLKKEGRRPMLVAADLVRPAAILQLKVLGDAIGVPVFSIDGEKNPVKVAKAALALAKKDQRDVLIVDTSGRMHLDETLMDEIKRVSEALKPDETLFVADSMTGQNAVTIAQEFEQKVGITGVVLSKFDSDTRGGAALSLRSVVGKPIKFIGTGEKTEDLEPFHPQRIASRILGMGDVVSLVEKAQETINEQDALKMQEKMAKNTFDLQDYLDQLNRMDKMGSVDQILEMIPGAKGQISEDDIDKKEIKREKAIICSMTYAERTNYRIMGPTRRKRVAAGSGTNVSDVNRMLKKFEKMRLTMKKFAKNKKYQAAMLKQMGM, via the coding sequence ATGTTTGATTCAATAAGTGATAAATTCTCCACAGTTGTGCGAACGCTGGCCGGAAAGTCCAAAATAACAGAGAAAAACATCCAGGACGCCGTTGAAGAAATCAAGGTCGCCCTGCTTGATGCCGATGTAAACCTTCGTGTTGTTCGCCGTTTTGTCAACGGGACCATGGAAGAAGCGATGGGGGAGAAAGTCCTCAAAGCTGTCGACCCTGGCCAACAGTTTGTCAAAATTGTCTACGATCGTATGGTTGCTTTGCTTGGGGATGAGGAACACCAGAAGCTTTTGCTCAAGGGCCCTGATACCACTTCTGTCATTCTGATGATGGGTTTGCAGGGGTCGGGTAAGACTACCACCGCATCCAAACTGGCCGCCAGGCTGAAAAAGGAAGGCAGGAGACCCATGCTGGTTGCTGCCGACTTGGTTCGCCCTGCTGCAATTTTGCAGCTGAAAGTCCTCGGCGACGCTATCGGAGTTCCTGTATTCAGTATTGACGGAGAGAAAAACCCGGTCAAAGTTGCAAAGGCAGCACTTGCCCTTGCAAAGAAAGACCAGCGTGACGTTCTCATTGTCGATACCAGTGGTCGAATGCACCTCGATGAAACCCTCATGGATGAGATTAAACGGGTAAGTGAGGCTCTCAAGCCAGATGAAACCCTGTTTGTCGCTGACTCCATGACCGGCCAGAATGCAGTGACTATTGCCCAGGAGTTCGAGCAGAAAGTTGGGATTACCGGTGTCGTACTCTCCAAGTTCGATAGCGATACCCGTGGTGGTGCCGCTCTATCTTTGCGTTCGGTTGTAGGAAAACCCATCAAGTTCATCGGTACCGGTGAAAAGACGGAGGATCTCGAACCGTTCCATCCCCAGCGGATAGCCAGCAGAATCCTTGGCATGGGTGACGTTGTATCCTTGGTTGAAAAGGCCCAGGAGACAATAAACGAGCAAGATGCATTGAAAATGCAGGAAAAGATGGCAAAAAACACCTTTGACCTGCAAGATTATCTTGACCAGTTGAACAGAATGGATAAAATGGGTTCGGTCGACCAGATTCTTGAAATGATACCCGGGGCAAAGGGCCAGATCAGTGAAGATGATATCGACAAGAAAGAAATTAAACGTGAAAAAGCAATCATATGCTCCATGACCTATGCGGAACGAACAAATTACCGTATAATGGGTCCGACCCGGAGAAAAAGGGTGGCCGCAGGTAGCGGAACCAACGTCTCCGACGTGAACAGGATGCTTAAGAAATTTGAGAAAATGCGACTTACTATGAAGAAGTTTGCAAAAAATAAAAAATACCAGGCTGCAATGCTTAAACAGATGGGTATGTAG
- a CDS encoding chromosome segregation SMC family protein, translating to MFLKSLEIYGFKSFADKANLEFSDGITSLLGPNGCGKSNIVDAIKWVLGEQSTKTLRAGKMEDVIFNGTDTRKPLQVAEVSLTISNEAGALPLPDAEIEIKRRIFRSGESEYYINRNRVLLKNIRELFFDTGVGKSAYSILEQGKIDQILSSRPEDRRYIFEEAAGISRFKQQSIDAERKLEKTDENILQVETILKEVRRSYETKKNQATKASSYRELKKEQFALEVDIQLSTLKSYILLRESKQEQKELTEKTLEEQSGSLSSCDTEIEEMQAKMREMGTRRIAIQTELQRLDEAQKGRNDKLDLLTQRFRDFCKQRDEAGARSESILERIQRDKDEIDEKLNAVADIDDAFAQLSIEIEKNQKGLLSTQTLIESQNQEIDQTELLDVSLDDELEELAGKLKDLTDVIVIELEEKLKQSGYNLEEKRAALALFESKLKHIDASLLEQSAFLEKLKTMGVPALEVLSQQQKYQLGLQKAFSELKELFASYQMHQASFIDELVAPQGIISEKHRLETQMGAKRLQVSRNRERISYLREENRKLSASLESYRLAISDQKVALNQLTGQKQSAKEWVAKLQLSVTEQQYQYSDALKNSENAQERIYETQEDIRDTEAELKEMKATVSMLNEDLKDIISLIEEKGSEIRAKQEQKASSYDRLQALRGESVKLGLQIEQLVSNIGGIYTTFFENFGKSLKEYESRLDEEINDIPVLKTRLDEVRRKIEGLGYINQMAEDEFAEVKEQYDFLTKQLDDLSKAKSDLDAVVLEIKTRSEQLFLATYKKISENFQEMFRRLFGGGRAELKLVDTENVLQSGIDILAQPPGKKLTHLSLLSGGERSMTAVALLFATYLVKPSPFCILDEIDAALDDRNIGYFLSVLEDFALKSQFIIITHNKHTVMGSSTLLGVTQMEAGVSTMVSYRIGRIEGEAVIYNDDSQEVSFNAEGSVLGTP from the coding sequence TTGTTTCTCAAAAGCCTGGAAATTTATGGATTCAAATCCTTTGCAGACAAAGCAAACCTGGAGTTTTCCGATGGGATAACCAGTTTGCTGGGTCCCAATGGTTGTGGAAAAAGCAATATTGTCGATGCCATCAAATGGGTATTGGGTGAACAATCTACTAAGACCCTTCGGGCTGGAAAGATGGAAGATGTCATTTTCAATGGCACCGATACCCGCAAACCGCTGCAAGTTGCTGAGGTCTCCTTGACCATAAGCAATGAAGCAGGCGCGCTTCCCCTTCCCGATGCCGAAATAGAAATCAAACGACGAATCTTCCGTTCCGGAGAAAGTGAATATTATATAAACAGAAACAGAGTCCTCCTGAAGAACATCCGGGAACTGTTTTTCGATACAGGAGTGGGAAAAAGCGCCTATTCCATCCTTGAACAAGGAAAAATCGACCAGATCCTTTCCTCACGCCCAGAGGACCGCAGATATATTTTTGAGGAAGCGGCTGGCATATCACGGTTCAAGCAGCAAAGCATCGACGCTGAAAGGAAACTGGAGAAAACCGACGAAAATATCCTGCAGGTGGAGACAATTCTCAAGGAAGTCCGCAGAAGCTATGAAACAAAGAAGAACCAGGCTACGAAAGCTTCTTCTTATCGCGAACTAAAAAAAGAACAGTTTGCCCTTGAAGTGGATATTCAGCTTTCCACCCTCAAGTCTTATATTTTGTTGAGAGAGAGCAAGCAAGAACAGAAAGAATTGACAGAAAAGACTTTGGAAGAGCAAAGCGGTTCCCTTTCCTCCTGCGATACGGAAATAGAAGAAATGCAGGCCAAGATGAGGGAAATGGGCACTCGGCGAATTGCAATCCAGACCGAGCTCCAGCGCCTTGACGAGGCTCAGAAGGGTAGGAATGACAAATTGGACCTGTTGACCCAGCGGTTCAGGGATTTCTGTAAGCAAAGGGATGAGGCCGGGGCCAGGTCGGAGTCCATTCTTGAACGCATCCAGCGGGACAAGGATGAAATTGATGAGAAACTCAATGCTGTGGCCGATATCGACGATGCCTTTGCACAGCTTTCGATAGAGATTGAGAAAAACCAGAAGGGCCTGCTTTCAACCCAAACCTTGATCGAGAGTCAGAACCAAGAGATAGACCAGACAGAACTGCTTGATGTCAGTCTTGACGACGAACTTGAAGAATTGGCAGGAAAACTTAAGGATTTGACGGATGTAATCGTCATCGAACTTGAGGAAAAACTGAAACAGTCCGGCTATAACCTGGAAGAAAAACGAGCCGCCTTGGCTTTGTTTGAATCCAAATTGAAACATATTGACGCCTCACTGCTGGAACAATCAGCCTTTCTGGAAAAGCTCAAAACCATGGGAGTTCCTGCCCTTGAGGTGCTTTCCCAGCAACAAAAATATCAATTGGGACTTCAGAAAGCTTTTTCTGAGTTGAAGGAACTGTTTGCCTCCTACCAAATGCACCAGGCCTCATTCATAGACGAATTGGTTGCGCCCCAAGGGATAATCTCGGAAAAGCACCGGTTGGAAACACAAATGGGTGCCAAACGGCTGCAGGTTTCCAGAAACAGGGAACGGATTTCTTACCTACGGGAAGAAAACCGTAAGCTTTCGGCTTCCCTTGAATCCTACCGGCTTGCAATCTCGGACCAGAAAGTTGCACTCAATCAACTTACAGGCCAGAAACAAAGTGCGAAGGAATGGGTGGCTAAGCTGCAGCTCTCGGTTACCGAGCAGCAGTACCAATATAGTGATGCCCTCAAGAACTCGGAGAATGCCCAGGAACGGATCTATGAGACCCAAGAGGATATCCGCGACACCGAGGCGGAACTCAAGGAAATGAAGGCAACAGTTTCAATGCTCAATGAAGACCTGAAAGATATCATCTCCCTTATTGAGGAAAAAGGTTCAGAGATTAGGGCGAAACAGGAACAAAAAGCCTCTTCCTATGATAGACTGCAAGCCTTACGCGGAGAAAGTGTGAAACTCGGGTTACAGATTGAGCAGCTTGTCTCCAATATCGGGGGAATCTATACCACGTTCTTTGAGAATTTCGGAAAAAGTCTCAAGGAATATGAATCGAGACTTGACGAAGAGATTAACGATATCCCGGTTTTGAAAACCCGTCTTGATGAAGTGAGACGGAAAATTGAAGGGCTCGGATATATCAACCAGATGGCAGAGGATGAGTTTGCAGAGGTGAAGGAACAGTACGATTTCCTTACCAAGCAGTTGGATGACCTCTCCAAGGCAAAGAGCGACCTCGATGCAGTCGTATTGGAAATCAAGACCAGAAGCGAACAATTGTTTCTGGCGACCTATAAGAAAATATCCGAAAATTTCCAGGAAATGTTCAGACGGTTGTTTGGAGGGGGGCGTGCCGAGTTGAAACTTGTGGATACAGAGAATGTCCTGCAGAGTGGCATTGATATCCTTGCTCAGCCCCCGGGGAAAAAACTTACCCATCTTTCCCTCCTTTCAGGTGGTGAACGTTCGATGACAGCGGTTGCCCTTTTGTTTGCCACGTATCTGGTGAAACCATCGCCATTCTGCATCCTGGATGAAATCGATGCAGCCTTGGATGACCGGAATATCGGGTATTTTCTATCGGTACTCGAGGACTTTGCATTGAAGAGCCAATTCATTATCATTACGCATAACAAGCATACGGTAATGGGTAGTAGTACTTTGCTGGGTGTAACACAGATGGAAGCCGGGGTTTCGACCATGGTAAGCTATCGTATAGGGCGCATAGAGGGTGAGGCAGTCATATATAATGACGACTCGCAAGAGGTTTCTTTTAACGCAGAAGGATCGGTTTTAGGCACTCCTTGA
- a CDS encoding KH domain-containing protein — MEKDLVEYIVKSLVDIPDEVSINVIEGEKSTILELKVASDDVGKVIGKQGRIAKAIRTILSASATKSGKRAVLEILD; from the coding sequence GTGGAAAAAGATCTTGTTGAATACATTGTAAAGTCCCTTGTGGACATCCCTGACGAAGTAAGCATCAATGTGATCGAGGGCGAAAAATCCACGATCCTTGAGCTGAAAGTAGCCAGTGACGATGTCGGAAAGGTGATTGGCAAGCAAGGCCGCATAGCAAAGGCAATCAGGACAATCCTGAGTGCTTCTGCCACTAAAAGTGGTAAGCGTGCCGTGCTCGAAATCTTGGATTGA
- a CDS encoding DUF3276 family protein has product MGQRGEVYSSRLVKNDRTYFFNVKENIYGDMFLNMVESKGTPDSERFIRQSIIVYQEDLGEFVKELQKSLDFIKQNEKGTVEV; this is encoded by the coding sequence GTGGGACAGCGTGGAGAAGTGTATTCATCGAGGCTTGTCAAGAATGACAGGACCTATTTCTTTAATGTAAAGGAAAACATCTATGGGGACATGTTCCTCAATATGGTAGAGAGCAAAGGCACTCCAGATAGCGAACGCTTTATCAGGCAGTCAATCATTGTCTACCAGGAAGACCTTGGAGAATTTGTCAAGGAACTCCAGAAATCGCTGGATTTCATCAAGCAAAACGAAAAAGGGACAGTAGAAGTCTAA
- the rpmF gene encoding 50S ribosomal protein L32, with product MATPKYKTSKASAASRKAANMRLVAPTLSRCSTCGNMVLPHRVCPKCGFYRGVQVIDLQDK from the coding sequence ATGGCAACACCCAAATATAAGACTTCCAAGGCCAGTGCGGCTTCTCGTAAAGCCGCTAACATGCGTCTGGTAGCTCCTACTCTTTCCCGTTGTAGTACCTGTGGTAATATGGTCCTGCCTCATCGCGTATGCCCTAAATGTGGCTTCTATCGTGGTGTCCAGGTTATTGATTTACAAGACAAATAA
- a CDS encoding ribonuclease HII: MGDGQLFDFAEPQVICGIDEAGRGPLAGPVCAAAVILGDDFPVEILNDSKVLSEQQRMKAEVVIREKALAYAISWATAKEIDHINILQASLLAMKRAYDKIKKDHPIDLAKVDGNQRPDLDCATIAIVKGDATVPAIMAASILAKNARDRYMVCADKKWPLYGFSKHKGYPTEEHREACLLYGLSPIHRKTFRIKAGAKKKQPDGCLLF; the protein is encoded by the coding sequence TTGGGTGATGGGCAATTGTTCGATTTTGCTGAACCACAGGTCATCTGTGGGATAGATGAAGCTGGAAGAGGCCCTCTGGCCGGACCTGTATGCGCAGCTGCGGTTATCCTCGGTGATGACTTTCCTGTCGAGATTCTCAACGATTCAAAAGTACTTTCCGAACAACAGAGGATGAAAGCCGAGGTTGTAATCAGGGAAAAGGCACTTGCCTATGCAATTTCCTGGGCAACGGCCAAGGAAATCGACCATATCAATATCCTGCAGGCTTCCCTTCTTGCGATGAAACGCGCCTATGACAAAATAAAGAAAGACCATCCAATCGACCTTGCAAAGGTGGACGGGAACCAACGACCCGACCTTGACTGTGCCACGATTGCCATCGTCAAGGGTGATGCCACGGTCCCTGCCATTATGGCAGCTTCAATCCTGGCCAAGAACGCCAGAGACAGGTATATGGTCTGTGCAGATAAAAAATGGCCACTATATGGTTTTTCAAAGCACAAGGGCTACCCCACCGAAGAACATCGCGAGGCCTGCCTGCTGTACGGGCTTTCGCCTATCCATCGCAAAACATTCCGTATCAAGGCCGGGGCAAAGAAAAAGCAGCCTGACGGCTGCTTGCTATTTTAG
- the coaD gene encoding pantetheine-phosphate adenylyltransferase → MKPSYNVAMLPGSFDPPTNGHIDIIERSAILYNKLFVVVADNVQKNCIFTAEERKHMLEQILSGHKNIEVVSYRGLVVEFARENGIGVMIRGVRALVDFGYEFELAMTNKQLNESLEVLFMPTSPKYFQLRSSAIKEMAAYGADISPMVPPLVVQMMGNRVKLLTQ, encoded by the coding sequence ATGAAGCCATCCTATAATGTTGCCATGCTCCCTGGTTCTTTTGACCCTCCGACGAATGGGCATATAGATATCATTGAACGCAGCGCCATTCTTTACAATAAACTCTTTGTTGTCGTGGCTGACAACGTGCAGAAGAACTGTATCTTTACCGCGGAAGAACGAAAGCATATGCTTGAGCAGATTCTCTCGGGACACAAAAACATCGAGGTAGTAAGTTACAGGGGCCTTGTGGTGGAGTTTGCCAGAGAGAATGGTATTGGTGTAATGATACGGGGAGTAAGGGCCCTGGTTGACTTTGGTTATGAGTTTGAGTTGGCTATGACCAACAAGCAGCTTAATGAGAGTCTGGAGGTATTGTTTATGCCGACCAGTCCGAAATATTTCCAACTTAGATCGAGTGCAATAAAGGAAATGGCGGCCTATGGGGCCGATATTTCCCCGATGGTTCCTCCTCTGGTTGTACAAATGATGGGAAATCGTGTCAAGTTGTTGACGCAATAA
- the rplS gene encoding 50S ribosomal protein L19: MDVIKAIESEQIKENAENFCIGDTVKVFFKIIEGANERVQVFEGLVIAKNNGGIRRTFTVRKISYGVGVERIFPLHSPRVEKIEVVRKGRVRRAKLYYVRDKVGKKAKVKELIHRKNA, from the coding sequence ATGGACGTAATTAAGGCTATTGAGTCGGAACAGATTAAGGAAAATGCAGAGAACTTCTGTATTGGTGACACCGTAAAGGTGTTTTTCAAGATTATCGAAGGTGCAAACGAACGCGTGCAGGTTTTTGAAGGCCTTGTAATCGCAAAGAACAATGGCGGAATCCGTCGTACATTCACAGTGAGAAAGATTTCTTACGGTGTAGGCGTTGAGAGAATTTTCCCATTGCATTCACCTCGTGTCGAGAAGATCGAAGTGGTCCGTAAGGGCCGTGTCAGACGTGCAAAGCTTTACTATGTACGTGACAAGGTTGGCAAAAAGGCAAAGGTTAAGGAACTTATCCACAGAAAGAACGCCTAG
- the rnc gene encoding ribonuclease III → MDDQAFGKAPGISETRERELLVFIENSGIVCKDLQLLNLAFTHRSFANETSEVVDNNERLEFLGDSVLGVIVADWLFRNLPAKHEGDFSKIKSVVVSEDSLAMVARRLNIDQYLLIGKGEEYSGGREKKALLADCLEALFAACYLDSGFETAKDFVMKYLEPQIQAVLKYDYHRDYKTSLQEYMQKRWRKCPTYTLVKKTGPEHDFTFFVEVKVNDLSFGPAKGRNKKEAEQNAAKLAYDSVVVPSSD, encoded by the coding sequence ATGGATGACCAAGCTTTTGGGAAAGCTCCCGGAATCTCTGAAACAAGAGAACGGGAGCTTCTTGTATTTATTGAAAACAGTGGTATCGTGTGCAAGGATTTGCAACTTCTCAACCTTGCATTCACCCACCGTTCCTTTGCCAACGAAACCTCAGAGGTTGTCGATAACAATGAACGACTTGAGTTCTTGGGTGACAGTGTCCTGGGTGTTATTGTAGCTGATTGGCTTTTCAGAAATCTTCCGGCAAAACATGAAGGGGATTTCTCAAAAATCAAAAGCGTGGTTGTCAGCGAAGACAGCCTGGCAATGGTTGCAAGAAGGCTGAATATTGACCAGTATCTTCTGATCGGTAAGGGTGAGGAGTACAGTGGCGGCAGGGAAAAGAAAGCATTGCTTGCAGATTGCCTGGAAGCACTGTTTGCGGCCTGTTACCTTGACAGTGGTTTTGAGACAGCCAAGGATTTTGTAATGAAATACTTGGAGCCTCAGATACAGGCTGTGCTCAAATATGACTATCATAGGGATTACAAAACGAGTCTGCAGGAATATATGCAGAAGCGCTGGAGAAAATGCCCTACCTATACATTGGTAAAGAAGACAGGCCCTGAGCATGATTTTACTTTTTTTGTAGAGGTAAAGGTCAATGACCTATCCTTTGGCCCTGCGAAAGGGAGAAACAAAAAGGAAGCAGAGCAGAATGCTGCAAAGCTTGCCTATGATAGTGTGGTAGTCCCCAGCTCCGACTGA
- a CDS encoding DUF2971 domain-containing protein, protein MLVQPLKDVPEIILSNDTIFHYTTAKAAVEFILFNEELKMSLIKNSKDPFEAKSANNPDYYSPLSLAYAYSENQRINIERAEKYINRIASQSKHVCFCENNYINGEIKSLNDCGFIKQRMWDQYGEHFSGVCLAFSLQELKKMSNKVYWKERQYLTYEEQIEISSIGLNKEKLANEEQLNKKELKGKVLEYLNRKNIDYGGEKEIRAITFTNSMKYLKIGNCLKSIIICADAMKNQFIINQIIDYAKKKEIEYFNLHWRDQYVLWAGEKERQIFSEISNTVKRDFF, encoded by the coding sequence ATGTTAGTACAACCTCTTAAAGACGTGCCAGAAATAATTCTATCGAACGATACTATATTTCATTATACAACCGCTAAGGCAGCAGTTGAATTCATATTGTTTAATGAAGAGTTAAAGATGTCATTGATAAAAAATTCAAAAGATCCTTTTGAAGCGAAAAGCGCAAATAATCCAGACTATTATTCACCTTTATCTTTGGCTTATGCCTATTCAGAAAATCAGAGAATCAATATTGAAAGGGCTGAAAAATATATTAATCGAATAGCCAGCCAATCAAAGCATGTATGTTTCTGTGAAAATAATTACATTAATGGAGAAATAAAGAGTCTCAACGATTGTGGCTTTATCAAACAGAGAATGTGGGATCAATATGGTGAACATTTCTCAGGCGTATGCCTAGCATTTTCTTTGCAAGAACTAAAGAAAATGAGTAATAAAGTTTATTGGAAAGAAAGACAATATTTGACATATGAAGAACAAATAGAAATAAGTTCAATCGGATTGAATAAAGAAAAATTGGCTAACGAAGAGCAACTGAATAAAAAAGAACTTAAAGGAAAAGTATTGGAATATTTAAATAGGAAAAATATTGATTACGGTGGAGAAAAAGAAATAAGAGCGATTACATTCACAAATAGTATGAAATATTTAAAAATCGGGAATTGCTTAAAAAGTATAATAATATGTGCTGATGCTATGAAAAATCAATTTATTATAAATCAGATTATAGATTATGCTAAAAAGAAGGAAATAGAATATTTTAATCTACATTGGAGAGACCAGTATGTACTATGGGCTGGTGAAAAAGAAAGACAAATATTTTCAGAAATATCGAATACAGTAAAACGGGATTTTTTTTAA